The following are encoded together in the Candidatus Methylomirabilis oxygeniifera genome:
- a CDS encoding protein of unknown function (Evidence 5 : No homology to any previously reported sequences), with translation MRCFTKNRAGRAYKWPSTSRRKPTRGRSSTGSTGENSSTSSSAESERPGRRRLCAGWSSCHWNWYPWTSPWYGQRPRLKASTPCRMPTPSVWRRPSGLTRPSSPAIRSSGPSSTSSRSAGLPDNCTITPHSSLVIASHRYCDQTGLALTVPIHAPARRTTLDNKATYVEV, from the coding sequence CTACGAGCAGGAGAAAGCCCACTCGCGGGCGTTCCTCAACTGGATCAACTGGGGAGAATTCTTCTACGTCGTCAAGCGCCGAGTCGGAGCGGCCAGGGCGGAGGAGGCTCTGCGCCGGCTGGAGCAGTTGCCACTGGAACTGGTACCCCTGGACCTCCCCCTGGTACGGGCAGCGGCCGAGATTAAAAGCGAGTACACCGTGTCGTATGCCGACGCCTTCTGTGTGGCGACGGCCCAGCGGGCTAACGCGACCATCCTCACCAGCGATCAGGAGTTCCGGGCCGTCGAGCACCTCATCAAGATCCGCTGGCTTACCGGATAACTGCACCATCACGCCTCACTCGTCGCTTGTCATCGCCTCACACCGCTACTGCGATCAGACCGGATTGGCGTTGACCGTTCCAATCCACGCCCCTGCCCGCAGGACGACCCTTGATAACAAGGCTACCTACGTAGAAGTCTAG
- a CDS encoding putative transcriptional regulator, AbrB family (Evidence 3 : Function proposed based on presence of conserved amino acid motif, structural feature or limited homology; Product type pr : putative regulator), with product MVKHLTKHGNSLALVIDRGVLDLLEINADTPLSVTTDGKCLIVTPVRDPEREKRFRAALQKINTRYGKALKHLAD from the coding sequence ATGGTGAAGCACCTGACCAAGCATGGCAACAGCCTAGCCCTCGTCATCGATCGTGGAGTATTGGACCTGCTTGAGATCAACGCCGATACCCCCCTTTCAGTGACAACCGACGGCAAGTGCCTGATCGTCACCCCGGTGCGAGACCCGGAGCGGGAAAAACGATTTCGCGCCGCACTGCAGAAGATCAACACGCGCTACGGCAAGGCTCTCAAACATCTGGCGGATTAG
- a CDS encoding Death-on-curing family protein, whose amino-acid sequence MAPVFLSLDEVTEIHREMIERYGGSAGIRDMGLLQSAVAMPQASFGGQFLHADLFEMAAAYLFHLVQNHPFIDGNKRVGTAAAMVFLELNGVEVKVSNALLAATVLDLAQGKIAKATIAEFLKTHSRP is encoded by the coding sequence ATGGCGCCTGTATTCCTCAGTCTTGATGAGGTTACCGAGATTCATCGGGAGATGATCGAACGGTATGGCGGAAGCGCCGGCATCCGGGACATGGGCCTGTTACAGTCGGCCGTTGCCATGCCTCAGGCAAGTTTTGGTGGTCAGTTCCTGCATGCTGATCTTTTCGAGATGGCCGCCGCCTACCTATTCCATCTCGTACAAAACCACCCATTTATCGATGGCAACAAGCGCGTCGGTACCGCGGCGGCGATGGTCTTTCTCGAATTGAATGGGGTCGAGGTGAAGGTCTCCAACGCATTATTGGCCGCGACTGTCCTGGACCTCGCGCAAGGGAAGATCGCAAAAGCCACGATCGCCGAGTTCCTCAAAACGCACTCCCGCCCTTAG
- a CDS encoding protein of unknown function (Evidence 5 : No homology to any previously reported sequences) has protein sequence MLLHAPAREAAPSLGNGGRRVASLQWGHGSEAVETSITAPAVALFYDLQWGHGSEAVETHRRNLAMRRHERPSMGPRL, from the coding sequence GTGTTACTCCACGCCCCCGCGCGGGAGGCGGCTCCCTCGCTTGGCAATGGCGGGCGCCGGGTGGCCTCGCTTCAATGGGGCCACGGCTCTGAGGCCGTGGAAACCTCGATCACAGCACCCGCAGTCGCCCTCTTTTACGACCTTCAATGGGGCCACGGCTCTGAGGCCGTGGAAACGCATCGGCGTAATCTCGCCATGCGCCGCCATGAGCGCCCTTCAATGGGGCCACGGCTCTGA
- a CDS encoding protein of unknown function (Evidence 5 : No homology to any previously reported sequences), protein MSALQWGHGSEAVETEDVAPPHRLVFILQWGHGSEAVETFGWVEDFEGFLSLQWGHGSEAVETHGLGVTRSRPLFPSMGPRL, encoded by the coding sequence ATGAGCGCCCTTCAATGGGGCCACGGCTCTGAGGCCGTGGAAACCGAGGATGTTGCCCCACCGCATCGCCTCGTTTTCATCCTTCAATGGGGCCACGGCTCTGAGGCCGTGGAAACGTTTGGGTGGGTCGAGGACTTTGAGGGATTTCTCAGCCTTCAATGGGGCCACGGCTCTGAGGCCGTGGAAACGCATGGGCTTGGCGTCACGCGCAGCCGCCCCTTGTTCCCTTCAATGGGGCCACGGCTCTGA
- a CDS encoding protein of unknown function (Evidence 5 : No homology to any previously reported sequences), protein MNQPCGLHMCFHGLRAVAPLKAIVPAMIMRFDPAFPRPQSRGPIEGNKGRLRVTPSPCVSTASEPWPH, encoded by the coding sequence TTGAATCAACCATGCGGACTCCATATGTGTTTCCACGGCCTCAGAGCCGTGGCCCCATTGAAGGCAATCGTCCCCGCGATGATCATGCGCTTCGACCCGGCGTTTCCACGGCCTCAGAGCCGTGGCCCCATTGAAGGGAACAAGGGGCGGCTGCGCGTGACGCCAAGCCCATGCGTTTCCACGGCCTCAGAGCCGTGGCCCCATTGA
- a CDS encoding protein of unknown function (Evidence 5 : No homology to any previously reported sequences), producing the protein MVDSTRSTFNGATALRPWKPSKYWHPRCRISILQWGHGSEAVETPIGAVYPCRKRTTFNGATALRPWKLKRLNLLIGAAKALQWGHGSEAVETTYEVDSTAWFHALQWGHGSEAVETA; encoded by the coding sequence ATGGTTGATTCAACTCGGAGCACCTTCAATGGGGCCACGGCTCTGAGGCCGTGGAAACCATCTAAATACTGGCATCCTCGCTGTCGGATCTCAATCCTTCAATGGGGCCACGGCTCTGAGGCCGTGGAAACTCCGATTGGGGCGGTCTATCCGTGCCGCAAAAGGACTACCTTCAATGGGGCCACGGCTCTGAGGCCGTGGAAACTGAAACGACTCAATCTACTTATCGGTGCGGCAAAAGCCCTTCAATGGGGCCACGGCTCTGAGGCCGTGGAAACCACGTATGAGGTGGACAGCACGGCCTGGTTCCATGCCCTTCAATGGGGCCACGGCTCTGAGGCCGTGGAAACCGCTTAG
- a CDS encoding protein of unknown function (Evidence 5 : No homology to any previously reported sequences) translates to MAPLKVKNLGTLQRIERGFHGLRAVAPLKVEPDWAGLVEKHEVSTASEPWPH, encoded by the coding sequence GTGGCCCCATTGAAGGTGAAGAATCTCGGCACGCTTCAACGGATCGAGCGAGGTTTCCACGGCCTCAGAGCCGTGGCCCCATTGAAGGTAGAGCCGGATTGGGCCGGGCTGGTCGAGAAGCATGAGGTTTCCACGGCCTCAGAGCCGTGGCCCCATTGA
- a CDS encoding protein of unknown function (Evidence 5 : No homology to any previously reported sequences), translating to MYTRISTFNGATALRPWKPVELIEDTPARFFLQWGHGSEAVETPAQQHANRRINAPSMGPRL from the coding sequence GTGTATACCCGAATATCCACCTTCAATGGGGCCACGGCTCTGAGGCCGTGGAAACCTGTAGAGTTGATCGAGGACACTCCGGCGAGGTTTTTCCTTCAATGGGGCCACGGCTCTGAGGCCGTGGAAACACCGGCTCAGCAACACGCCAACCGCAGAATTAACGCTCCTTCAATGGGGCCACGGCTCTGA
- a CDS encoding protein of unknown function (Evidence 5 : No homology to any previously reported sequences) yields the protein MAKVFENSALFCDAATMNVLSRRAVERGVAEPLATADVTPRFFGAGYYVGFHGLRAVAPLKGIRASGRTLGKHSFHGLRAVAPLKASLSLDYLPISSLFPRPQSRGPIEGALILRLACC from the coding sequence GTGGCTAAGGTATTTGAAAATTCGGCCCTTTTCTGTGATGCGGCGACTATGAATGTGCTGTCGAGGAGGGCAGTGGAGCGGGGTGTGGCGGAACCTCTCGCAACCGCTGATGTAACCCCGCGATTTTTCGGTGCCGGATACTATGTCGGTTTCCACGGCCTCAGAGCCGTGGCCCCATTGAAGGGTATACGTGCATCGGGGAGAACACTGGGAAAGCATAGTTTCCACGGCCTCAGAGCCGTGGCCCCATTGAAGGCGTCTCTGTCATTAGATTATCTCCCGATAAGCTCGTTGTTTCCACGGCCTCAGAGCCGTGGCCCCATTGAAGGAGCGTTAATTCTGCGGTTGGCGTGTTGCTGA
- a CDS encoding CRISPR-associated protein Cas2 codes for MRHLFIVSYDISDRVRWAKVYKTMRGFGEHLQLSVFQCDLTPAQKVRMVAALSAIINHEEDQVVFIDLGPTEGREVKEIQAIGRPMEVVGRESMVV; via the coding sequence ATGCGCCATCTGTTCATCGTCAGCTACGACATCTCCGACCGCGTGCGCTGGGCCAAGGTCTACAAAACCATGCGGGGCTTCGGTGAGCACCTACAGTTGTCGGTGTTCCAGTGTGATCTGACGCCGGCGCAGAAGGTGAGGATGGTAGCGGCGCTGAGCGCGATCATCAATCATGAGGAGGATCAGGTAGTCTTCATTGATCTGGGTCCCACTGAAGGAAGGGAGGTGAAGGAAATCCAGGCGATTGGTCGCCCGATGGAGGTAGTCGGGCGTGAGTCAATGGTGGTGTAA
- a CDS encoding CRISPR-associated protein Cas1/Cas4: MLNEFAYCPRLCYLEWVQGEFADSADTVEGRLRHRTVDRGRQRQKPTKEETGEPEAIHERSVHLTSDRLGLTAKVDLIEGEGNQVTPVDYKRGKRPHLPQGAYEPERVQVCAQGLILRDNGFLCDNGVIYFAGSKERVTVEFDEVLVERTLELAGQMTAVARGGLIPPPLDDSPKCPRCSLVGICLPDEVRLLKAAGDHPVEPRLLFPARDDALPLHVQHQGARIKKDGNVLQVWDEDALLAEARLEEVSHLVLFGGVHASTPVIHELCQRGIPISYLSHGGWLYGITQGLWHKNVELRRRQYDAASDPQRCLALAQRFVRAKIANCRTLLRRNHPDPPEQTLRDLKEDMEHAARADRMDSLLGIEGTAAHRYFSNFGAMLRGGDAPMPGFDFQQRNRRPPRDPVNAMLSFAYALLTREWTTTLQAVGFDPFLGFYHQPRYGRPALALDLMEEFRSLIGDSVVLMAVNNGEVRPQDFISIAGSVSLTPSGRTRFIEAYERRMSQEISHPIFGYRISYRRVLEVQARLLGRYLAGEIPEYPSFTTR; this comes from the coding sequence ATGCTGAATGAATTCGCCTATTGTCCGCGGCTCTGCTACCTGGAGTGGGTGCAGGGGGAGTTTGCGGACAGCGCGGACACGGTGGAAGGTCGGTTGCGGCACCGGACCGTGGATCGGGGGCGGCAGCGGCAGAAGCCGACAAAAGAGGAAACCGGAGAGCCCGAAGCGATCCACGAACGGTCGGTGCATCTGACCTCGGACCGCCTGGGGCTGACGGCCAAGGTTGACCTGATCGAAGGGGAGGGAAACCAGGTCACGCCTGTCGATTACAAGCGGGGCAAGCGCCCCCACCTGCCACAGGGCGCGTATGAGCCCGAACGGGTGCAGGTGTGCGCACAGGGGCTGATCTTGAGAGACAACGGCTTTCTGTGCGACAACGGCGTGATTTACTTTGCCGGGTCGAAGGAGCGCGTGACGGTTGAGTTCGATGAGGTCCTGGTGGAGCGCACGCTGGAGCTGGCCGGCCAGATGACCGCAGTGGCCCGCGGAGGACTGATCCCGCCGCCACTGGACGATAGCCCGAAGTGCCCGCGGTGCTCGCTGGTCGGGATCTGCCTGCCCGATGAGGTACGCCTCCTGAAGGCCGCCGGCGATCATCCGGTTGAACCTCGCCTCTTGTTCCCCGCAAGGGACGACGCGCTCCCTCTGCACGTGCAGCATCAAGGGGCTCGGATCAAGAAGGACGGGAACGTGCTTCAGGTCTGGGATGAGGACGCCCTCCTCGCAGAAGCCCGACTGGAGGAGGTGTCGCATCTCGTCCTGTTTGGCGGTGTTCACGCGAGCACGCCGGTGATCCACGAGCTGTGCCAGCGAGGCATCCCCATCTCGTATCTGTCGCACGGCGGCTGGCTCTACGGTATCACGCAGGGGCTCTGGCACAAGAACGTGGAACTGCGACGACGTCAGTACGACGCGGCATCGGATCCGCAGCGCTGCCTTGCCCTCGCTCAGCGGTTCGTACGCGCGAAGATCGCCAACTGCCGGACGCTGCTTCGTCGCAATCATCCCGACCCACCCGAGCAGACCCTGCGGGATCTCAAGGAGGACATGGAGCACGCGGCTAGGGCAGATCGGATGGACTCTCTCCTCGGCATCGAGGGAACGGCGGCCCATCGCTACTTTTCCAATTTCGGCGCGATGCTGCGAGGCGGGGATGCGCCTATGCCCGGCTTTGACTTCCAGCAGCGCAACCGCCGTCCGCCTCGGGATCCTGTGAACGCGATGCTCTCGTTTGCCTACGCGCTGCTCACCAGGGAATGGACGACCACGTTACAGGCGGTAGGCTTCGATCCCTTCCTGGGATTCTACCACCAGCCGCGGTACGGGCGCCCGGCTCTGGCCCTGGACCTGATGGAGGAGTTCCGGTCCTTGATCGGGGATTCGGTCGTACTCATGGCCGTCAATAACGGCGAGGTGCGGCCGCAGGACTTTATCAGCATCGCGGGCTCTGTCTCCCTGACCCCGAGCGGTCGCACCAGGTTCATCGAGGCCTACGAGCGGCGCATGAGTCAGGAGATTTCTCATCCCATCTTCGGCTACCGGATCAGCTATCGGCGGGTGCTGGAGGTGCAGGCCCGGCTGCTCGGTCGCTACCTCGCTGGCGAGATCCCTGAGTACCCGAGCTTCACGACGCGATGA
- a CDS encoding conserved protein of unknown function (Evidence 4 : Homologs of previously reported genes of unknown function), with protein MIGINLSLPSGRFHATPWGRHVNEGAPEWPPSPWRFLRGLVATWKRKLDDELSQADVELLLRALITPPQFALPPANAAHTRHYMPWFKKGPDDKTLVFDTFVSLPRDARVVMLWPDATLPSQQREQLEVLLEHLNFFGRAESWCSTHLLGDGEADEAAAEVNCRPTNDAAVPSESEIVRVLCADPDNAFGDEHTPKHERTSGRGKAKTTVSTPLYDPDWHLCMETSALHKDKWSDPPGSRWVAYARRRDCFKIEPARRVSRPGTAPKMQVARFALDSTVLPLVTETLPVAESARRMLMGIYGRKFLTPDGCRGLSAIFSGKAADAQPLQGHGHAYYLPTDEDDDDGRLDHLTIIATDGFGDRELKALDQLRELRSREREQSGHPLRVLLLGLGRLDDYQPLPLCPSQVWVSATPFIAPRHLKKRGTKRDPQELWNCPQKFLAAVVREELARLIHRRPDLNDLPLDAIKIEPLADQHGVFRVGTRKLRLIQFKRFRQKPGDDGGNLAAGSFWIDFGRKVRGPIALGHSCHFGLGLFVPESAR; from the coding sequence ATGATCGGGATCAACCTCAGCCTCCCCTCGGGTCGTTTTCATGCGACGCCGTGGGGACGGCACGTCAACGAGGGCGCGCCTGAATGGCCGCCGTCGCCGTGGAGATTCTTGCGGGGGCTGGTTGCCACGTGGAAACGCAAACTCGACGATGAACTCAGTCAAGCCGATGTCGAGTTGCTCTTGCGGGCGTTAATCACGCCGCCGCAGTTTGCGCTGCCGCCCGCCAATGCGGCGCACACGCGGCATTACATGCCGTGGTTCAAGAAGGGGCCGGATGACAAGACGCTGGTGTTCGACACCTTCGTGAGCCTCCCGCGCGACGCGCGCGTAGTCATGCTCTGGCCGGACGCAACGCTTCCGTCGCAGCAACGCGAACAACTGGAGGTGTTACTGGAGCATCTCAACTTCTTCGGGCGCGCGGAGTCCTGGTGCAGCACCCACCTTCTAGGTGATGGCGAGGCTGACGAAGCTGCGGCGGAAGTGAACTGTCGTCCGACCAACGACGCAGCAGTGCCATCGGAGTCCGAAATCGTGCGCGTGTTGTGCGCCGATCCTGACAACGCTTTCGGTGATGAACACACACCCAAGCACGAGCGCACTTCTGGTAGAGGCAAGGCGAAGACAACGGTGTCGACGCCGCTCTACGATCCTGACTGGCATCTGTGCATGGAAACATCAGCGTTGCATAAGGACAAATGGTCCGACCCGCCCGGCTCACGCTGGGTTGCCTATGCGCGGCGACGAGATTGCTTCAAGATCGAGCCAGCGCGCCGCGTTTCGCGCCCGGGCACAGCACCTAAGATGCAGGTGGCGCGGTTCGCATTGGATTCGACCGTGTTGCCGCTGGTCACCGAGACGCTACCTGTGGCGGAGTCAGCCCGGCGTATGTTGATGGGCATTTACGGACGGAAATTCCTCACTCCTGACGGCTGCCGCGGGCTTTCCGCGATCTTCTCTGGCAAGGCAGCCGACGCCCAACCGCTACAGGGCCACGGGCACGCCTACTACCTGCCCACAGACGAAGACGACGACGATGGAAGGCTTGACCATCTTACCATCATCGCTACCGACGGCTTCGGCGACCGCGAATTGAAGGCCCTCGACCAATTGCGTGAACTGAGAAGCCGTGAGCGGGAACAGTCCGGCCACCCGTTGCGTGTGCTGCTGCTTGGTTTGGGGCGGCTCGATGACTACCAGCCTTTGCCATTGTGCCCGTCACAGGTCTGGGTTTCCGCTACGCCGTTCATCGCTCCGCGCCACCTCAAGAAACGAGGAACAAAACGCGATCCGCAAGAACTCTGGAATTGCCCGCAAAAATTTCTCGCTGCCGTCGTGCGCGAGGAATTGGCCCGGCTCATTCACCGGCGGCCGGACCTGAACGATTTGCCGCTCGACGCTATTAAGATCGAGCCACTCGCGGATCAACACGGCGTGTTTCGGGTCGGCACACGCAAACTTCGTCTCATCCAGTTCAAACGCTTCCGCCAAAAGCCCGGTGACGACGGGGGAAACCTCGCTGCGGGCTCATTTTGGATTGATTTTGGTCGCAAAGTTCGTGGCCCCATTGCCCTCGGCCACTCCTGCCACTTCGGCCTCGGACTGTTCGTGCCGGAATCAGCGAGATGA
- a CDS encoding conserved protein of unknown function (Evidence 4 : Homologs of previously reported genes of unknown function), with product MPIDYAALQNSPRLLMEAQLRPLQGDRFQPTGFPDLGASRYSLPDGTEMLLVESAQSVANRMELACWDEVKDDLIPELKGLPYILVTDGNGNKFTNSVLEAHRINSPYILEGKDKTVFERLRQDAAGLEIGPVKLRQLAALVFKYDANAVLHGVFIAKSTLAGGRLRLSRALSGFIEASKARTAESGGVKNDRVDPSGDTSQGFGNVPFHRTEFVAEKITAYFNLDLALLRGYGLGEEATQLLIALALFKVRRFLSTGLRLRTACDLKMDSDLVVSRPVGFRLPPEGELLGECQRLIAVCKPEFAGVTTVNWKPESKGGKKKAEESEEEAEE from the coding sequence ATGCCTATTGACTATGCCGCACTGCAAAACAGCCCGCGCTTGCTGATGGAAGCGCAACTTCGGCCGTTGCAAGGCGACCGATTCCAACCCACCGGCTTTCCCGATCTCGGTGCCAGCCGTTACAGCCTGCCCGATGGCACAGAAATGTTGCTGGTGGAGTCGGCCCAATCGGTTGCCAACCGCATGGAACTGGCCTGTTGGGATGAGGTCAAAGACGACCTGATCCCCGAGTTAAAGGGGTTGCCTTACATTCTTGTCACCGATGGCAACGGTAATAAGTTCACCAACTCCGTGTTGGAAGCCCACCGCATCAACTCGCCATACATCTTGGAGGGCAAGGACAAAACAGTGTTTGAGCGACTTCGTCAAGACGCGGCGGGATTGGAAATCGGGCCGGTCAAGCTGCGCCAGTTGGCTGCGCTTGTGTTCAAGTACGACGCCAATGCGGTGCTTCATGGCGTGTTCATTGCCAAGAGCACTTTGGCTGGTGGGCGTCTGCGGTTGAGCCGGGCACTCAGCGGTTTCATCGAAGCATCCAAAGCCCGTACGGCTGAAAGCGGCGGCGTCAAGAACGACCGTGTTGATCCAAGCGGCGACACGAGCCAGGGCTTTGGCAACGTTCCGTTTCATCGCACTGAGTTCGTCGCCGAGAAGATCACGGCTTACTTCAACCTCGACTTGGCATTGCTGCGCGGCTACGGACTGGGCGAAGAGGCGACGCAACTGCTTATCGCTCTCGCGCTATTTAAGGTGCGCCGATTCCTGTCCACTGGTTTGCGGTTGCGCACCGCCTGTGATTTGAAAATGGATAGCGACTTGGTCGTGAGCCGACCAGTGGGATTCAGGTTGCCTCCCGAAGGAGAGTTGCTGGGCGAGTGTCAGCGCCTGATTGCCGTCTGTAAGCCCGAGTTCGCCGGGGTGACCACTGTAAATTGGAAGCCAGAGTCCAAGGGCGGAAAGAAGAAAGCGGAGGAATCTGAAGAGGAGGCTGAGGAATGA
- a CDS encoding conserved protein of unknown function (Evidence 4 : Homologs of previously reported genes of unknown function) has translation MNYLKALGILRLVSEQKDEDACGWWKNDVFWLRSPVLFKEAATEEAKRDALVKFFLEEYKPTPIVAPWAGGSGFFRKDNKKAVEALGKSKTPRIRLYAKVIQSIQAIIEEEKIGDKPKKGDKTRLIRRYRRELPDDVIGWMDAAMVLWQDGQGFAPLLGTGGNDGRFDFSQNFMLRLVTLGIHNAGPDSRAARWLDNALFGDPIAGLTAAAVGQFAPGRAGGPNATQGMQGDATDNPWDFVLMIEGALLLGGAAVRRLGVGLDSKSAFPFTVRSSMAGFASSSDSDAATGRGEIWLPLWSRPARLAELRVLFGEGRAEVTGRQARDGVDFVRAVASLGVDRGVQQFIRLSFLKRSGKAFLAAPLGRVLVRQQESVDLLRQLDPWLDRFRRACADNNAPPRFKAALRNIEKAIFEFCRYGGPTFFQAIDVALGRAERELALSAGKVGKRTTSPIVGLSADWIAAANDNTTEFEIALALAGIYDGNGKIGWLRANLEPVVVWRGDNGGLAAKWAEKDRAVVWNSANLSANLAAVLRRRLVDGERNGCPNLPLAAHNFASLNTVSRFLAGELDERRIEDLLWGLMLLPQPPGILSRPADDANAPLPRAFALLKLLLLPQPLTVNGLSVTIKTESSIAALLTAGHVGEVCRIAMRRLRASGLSPLPHPRSGGVVRDADWQELEYLDNFGQRLAAALLLPLSCKSVGRLRDLVLREAATELHIT, from the coding sequence ATGAACTACCTCAAGGCGCTGGGAATTCTACGCCTGGTCAGCGAGCAGAAGGACGAGGATGCCTGCGGTTGGTGGAAGAACGACGTGTTCTGGCTGCGGTCGCCTGTGCTGTTCAAAGAGGCTGCCACGGAGGAAGCCAAACGGGACGCGCTGGTGAAGTTCTTCTTGGAAGAATACAAGCCGACTCCGATTGTAGCGCCGTGGGCGGGCGGTTCAGGTTTTTTCAGAAAGGATAACAAGAAGGCGGTCGAGGCATTAGGAAAGAGCAAAACGCCTCGTATCCGCCTCTACGCGAAGGTGATCCAGAGCATCCAAGCGATCATCGAGGAGGAGAAAATCGGCGACAAGCCGAAAAAAGGCGATAAGACTCGCCTGATCCGCCGCTACCGGCGCGAACTACCCGACGATGTTATTGGCTGGATGGATGCTGCGATGGTGCTCTGGCAGGATGGGCAGGGGTTCGCCCCTCTGCTGGGCACGGGTGGCAACGACGGACGCTTCGACTTCAGCCAGAATTTTATGCTGCGGTTGGTGACGCTTGGGATTCACAACGCTGGGCCAGACAGCAGGGCTGCCCGATGGCTGGACAACGCCTTGTTTGGCGATCCCATCGCTGGACTTACAGCGGCTGCCGTCGGCCAGTTTGCACCCGGCCGTGCTGGCGGACCAAACGCGACGCAAGGTATGCAAGGCGACGCGACTGACAACCCGTGGGACTTCGTGCTGATGATCGAGGGGGCACTGCTCCTTGGCGGCGCCGCCGTCCGCCGGCTCGGAGTGGGGCTCGATTCCAAATCGGCGTTTCCGTTCACGGTACGATCTTCAATGGCTGGGTTTGCTTCGAGCAGCGACTCCGATGCGGCGACCGGGCGCGGCGAAATCTGGTTGCCGTTGTGGTCTCGTCCCGCCAGGTTGGCCGAACTGAGGGTGCTCTTCGGTGAAGGCCGGGCCGAAGTTACGGGCCGCCAAGCGCGCGATGGCGTGGACTTCGTCCGTGCGGTTGCCAGTCTTGGCGTGGATCGCGGCGTTCAGCAATTCATCCGGTTGTCGTTCCTGAAGCGCAGCGGCAAGGCATTTCTGGCCGCGCCGCTTGGCCGAGTGCTGGTTCGCCAGCAAGAGTCTGTTGATCTGCTCCGACAACTTGACCCATGGCTGGACCGCTTCCGCCGGGCGTGCGCGGACAACAATGCACCGCCAAGGTTCAAGGCAGCCTTGCGGAACATCGAGAAAGCGATCTTCGAGTTCTGCCGGTACGGCGGACCGACGTTTTTCCAAGCCATCGACGTGGCACTGGGCCGCGCCGAGCGTGAACTGGCTTTGTCCGCCGGTAAAGTTGGTAAACGCACCACCTCACCCATCGTCGGCTTGTCCGCGGATTGGATTGCCGCAGCCAACGATAACACGACGGAGTTTGAAATCGCGCTGGCGTTGGCCGGCATTTACGACGGCAACGGAAAAATCGGGTGGCTGCGCGCCAACCTCGAACCCGTCGTGGTGTGGCGCGGTGACAACGGAGGACTTGCCGCGAAGTGGGCCGAAAAAGACCGGGCAGTTGTGTGGAACTCAGCCAACCTTTCAGCCAACCTTGCCGCTGTGCTGCGCCGCCGACTGGTGGATGGCGAACGGAACGGCTGCCCCAATCTCCCGCTGGCGGCCCACAACTTCGCGTCGCTCAACACTGTCAGCCGGTTTCTGGCGGGTGAACTGGACGAACGGCGCATCGAAGACCTGCTGTGGGGCTTGATGCTGTTGCCGCAACCCCCAGGTATCTTGAGTCGCCCGGCTGACGATGCCAATGCGCCGTTGCCGCGCGCCTTTGCTCTGCTGAAGCTCTTGTTGCTGCCGCAGCCACTGACGGTGAACGGTCTGTCCGTAACGATCAAAACTGAGTCGTCCATCGCGGCACTGCTCACCGCCGGCCATGTCGGCGAGGTCTGCCGGATCGCCATGCGACGATTGCGCGCTTCCGGCCTCTCGCCCCTGCCGCATCCACGCAGCGGCGGCGTTGTGCGCGACGCCGATTGGCAGGAGTTGGAATATCTCGACAATTTCGGCCAGCGATTGGCCGCCGCGCTGTTGTTGCCGTTGAGTTGCAAATCCGTAGGCCGGTTGCGCGACCTCGTGCTTCGGGAAGCCGCTACTGAACTACACATCACATAA